One window of Sphingomonas paeninsulae genomic DNA carries:
- a CDS encoding glucose 1-dehydrogenase has product MAGRLSGKIALVTGAGRGIGRGIALRLASDGAQVIVNYSRSAGQARSLVEQIEATGGSAFSVQADVSNLSDIDRMVAEIVARVSGVDILVNNAGRGAGGMPTLEKTTTEAYDETFGLNARGLFFTTQKMLPLMRDDGRIINFSSTATIARVGGLSAYSGSKAAVDAFTRVWATELAPRRITVNAIQPGMVDTDLITDGMPADARERSARAHPLKRIGQPDGLADVVAFLASHDSRWVNGETIVVTGGA; this is encoded by the coding sequence ATGGCGGGCAGGCTGAGCGGCAAAATTGCTTTGGTGACGGGCGCAGGACGGGGGATCGGACGGGGGATTGCGTTACGGCTTGCGTCAGACGGCGCTCAGGTCATCGTCAACTACTCGCGAAGCGCCGGTCAGGCGCGATCGCTGGTTGAACAGATCGAAGCCACTGGCGGATCTGCGTTTTCCGTACAGGCGGATGTGTCGAACCTGTCGGATATCGACCGGATGGTGGCAGAGATCGTTGCCAGAGTTTCCGGTGTGGATATCCTCGTCAACAACGCCGGGCGTGGGGCAGGCGGTATGCCCACGCTCGAGAAGACAACGACAGAGGCGTATGATGAGACATTTGGCCTAAACGCGCGCGGTCTATTTTTCACGACCCAGAAAATGCTGCCGCTGATGCGCGACGATGGACGCATCATCAACTTTTCGAGCACCGCGACGATAGCGCGCGTAGGCGGGCTTTCCGCATATTCGGGTTCAAAGGCGGCGGTCGATGCCTTTACGCGCGTCTGGGCAACCGAACTCGCGCCGCGCCGGATCACAGTCAACGCGATACAGCCCGGCATGGTCGACACCGACCTCATCACCGACGGAATGCCCGCCGATGCACGCGAAAGGTCGGCGCGTGCTCACCCGCTAAAACGCATTGGCCAGCCGGATGGTCTGGCCGATGTGGTCGCGTTCCTTGCCAGCCATGACAGCCGCTGGGTCAACGGCGAAACTATTGTCGTCACTGGCGGCGCCTGA
- a CDS encoding TetR/AcrR family transcriptional regulator → MQHNPGPRERILAAARQLFASQGFHQTPVSELAIKANVSVGQIYRLFKDKNAVILAIVSDSSELKTSAFDDVLKAVDGGALSIRDAFVQLATRSLSETEESLSFEILAEAYRNPAVADQIGEICERYRSIVRKMAIITNPALSEESLDGAEEVLLGLLFGLGHRTLSRPRLPIRETAEQTAGMLMAALTGVPRVGNSPSHESAWALPTSCVPA, encoded by the coding sequence GTGCAGCATAACCCAGGCCCGCGAGAGCGCATTCTTGCCGCGGCCCGGCAATTGTTCGCGTCGCAGGGCTTTCATCAGACCCCGGTTTCAGAGCTGGCGATCAAGGCGAACGTGAGCGTTGGTCAAATCTATCGCCTTTTCAAAGACAAGAACGCCGTCATACTGGCAATCGTTTCGGACAGTTCCGAATTGAAAACGAGCGCGTTCGATGATGTTCTGAAAGCGGTAGACGGCGGCGCGCTGTCGATCAGGGACGCGTTTGTCCAGCTCGCAACCCGTTCCCTGTCAGAAACAGAAGAGTCATTGTCGTTCGAAATTCTGGCAGAAGCGTATCGCAACCCCGCAGTCGCCGACCAGATCGGCGAAATATGCGAACGTTACCGCTCAATCGTCCGCAAGATGGCTATCATAACCAATCCGGCACTTTCTGAAGAAAGTCTCGATGGTGCCGAAGAGGTGCTTCTCGGGCTTTTGTTCGGCCTTGGTCATCGCACTCTGTCACGCCCACGTTTGCCGATACGGGAAACTGCAGAGCAGACCGCCGGGATGCTAATGGCGGCGCTTACCGGCGTGCCGCGCGTTGGTAACAGCCCATCGCACGAGTCCGCGTGGGCATTGCCGACGTCCTGCGTTCCTGCCTGA